The following proteins are encoded in a genomic region of Gossypium hirsutum isolate 1008001.06 chromosome D05, Gossypium_hirsutum_v2.1, whole genome shotgun sequence:
- the LOC107907423 gene encoding ABC transporter G family member 32 → MWNSAENVFSRSASFREEDEEEEALRWAALERLPTYARVRRGIFRNMVGDSKEVDVSELELTDQRLLLERLVKSAEDDPEQFFDRMRKRIEAVDLKFPKIEVRFQNLTVESFVHVGSRALPTIPNFIFNMAEAFLRQLRMYQGRRSKLTILDDCSGIVRPSRLTLLLGPPSSGKTTLLLALAGRLGTHLQMSGEVTYNGHGLKEFVPPRTSAYVSQQDWHVAEMTVRETLEFAGRCQGVGSKYDMLVELARREKNAGIKPDEDLDIFMKSLALGGNETSLVVEYIMKILGLDLCADTLVGDEMLKGISGGQKKRLTTGELLVGPARVLFMDEISNGLDSSTTYQIIKYLRHSTCALDGTTVISLLQPAPETYQLFDDVILLCEGQIVYQGPREEALDFFAFMGFKCPERKNVADFLQEVLSKKDQQQYWSLPFQPYRYITPGKFSEAFRSYQTGKNLYEELSIPFDKRYSHPAALSTSRYGVKKNELLKTNFNWQMLLMKRNSFIYVFKFIQLFIVALITMSVFMRTVLHHNTIDDGGLYLGALYFSMVIILFNGFTEVSMLVAKLPVLYKHRDLHFYPTWAYTLPSWLLSIPTSLYESGFWVAISYYVIGYDPNLTRFLRQFLLYFCLHQMSIALFRVIGSLGRNMIVANTFGSFAMLVVMALGGYIISRDHIPSWWIWGYWVSPLMYAQNAASVNEFLGHSWNKRAGNYTNFSLGEALLRARSYFPESYWYWIGVGALLGYTVLLNILFTFFLANLNPLGKQQAVFSKEELQERDNRRKGENVTELRHYLQYSSSVNGNYFKHRGMVLPFQPLSMSFSNINYFVEIPVELKQQGITEDRLQLLVDVTGAFRPSVLTALVGVSGAGKTTLMDVLAGRKTGGVIEGSINISGYPKRQETFARISGYCEQNDIHSPCLTVLESLLFSAWLRLPSDVDLEIQRAFVEEVMELVELTPLSGALVGLPGVDGLSTEQRKRLTIAVELVANPSIVFMDEPTTGLDARSAAIVMRTVRNIVNTGRTIVCTIHQPSIDIFESFDELLFMKRGGELIYAGPLGPNSSELIKYFEAVEGVPKIRPGYNPAAWMLEVTSTAEENRLGLDFADIYRRSNLFQRNRELVENLSKPSSNSKELNFPSKYSQSFFEQFLTCLWKQNLSYWRNPQYTAVKFFYTIVISLMLGTICWKFGSQRESQQDLFNAMGSMYAAVLFIGITNATAVQPVVSIERFVSYRERAAGMYSGLAFAFAQVAIEFPYVFAQSVIYCSIFYSMASFEWTALKFIWYIFFMYSTLLYFTFYGMMTTAVTPNHNVAAIIAAPFYMLWNLFSGFMIPHKRIPIWWRWYYWANPIAWSLYGLVVSQYADDERAVKLSDGVHSMPTRQLLEQVFGYRHDFLVIAALMVAFFVIFFGVIFAFAIKAFNFQRR, encoded by the exons ATGTGGAACTCGGCGGAGAATGTGTTCTCCAGGTCGGCTTCGTTCAGGGAGGAAGATGAGGAGGAGGAGGCACTGAGGTGGGCGGCGCTGGAGAGGTTGCCAACTTACGCTCGAGTTCGAAGGGGAATCTTTAGGAACATGGTTGGCGACTCCAAAGAAGTGGATGTGAGCGAGCTCGAGTTAACCGATCAAAGGCTTTTACTCGAACGGCTCGTTAAATCTGCCGAGGATGATCCTGAACAGTTCTTTGATCGTATGAGGAAACGAATCGAGGC AGTAGATTTGAAATTCCCGAAGATTGAGGTTCGGTTTCAGAATCTGACTGTTGAATCTTTTGTTCATGTTGGGAGCAGAGCATTGCCAACAATCCCCAATTTTATCTTTAATATGGCAGAG GCATTTTTGAGACAATTGCGTATGTATCAAGGAAGGAGAAGTAAGTTAACTATATTAGACGATTGTAGTGGGATTGTAAGGCCTTCAAG ATTAACGCTACTATTAGGTCCTCCAAGTTCTGGAAAGACAACGTTGCTGTTGGCTCTGGCTGGACgccttggaactcatttgcag ATGTCAGGGGAAGTTACATATAATGGACATGGGCTAAAGGAATTCGTTCCTCCAAGGACATCTGCTTATGTGAGCCAACAGGACTGGCATGTGGCAGAAATGACTGTGAGGGAAACACTTGAATTTGCAGGACGGTGTCAAGGTGTTGGATCTAAATATG ACATGCTTGTGGAACTTGCAAGAAGAGAAAAGAATGCTGGGATAAAACCTGATGAAGATCTTGATATCTTTATGAAG TCACTAGCTTTGGGGGGAAACGAGACAAGCCTCGTGGTTGAATACATCATGAAG ATTTTAGGGTTGGATCTATGTGCCGATACATTGGTGGGAGATGAAATGCTTAAAGGGATATCCGGTGGCCAGAAAAAGCGGCTTACAACAG GTGAATTACTAGTTGGGCCAGCCAGGGTgttgttcatggatgaaatttcgaATGGGCTCGACAGTTCTACTActtatcaaattattaaatacTTGAGACATTCAACCTGTGCACTCGATGGGACTACTGTGATTTCTCTGCTTCAACCAGCTCCTGAAACTTACCAGTTGTTTGATGATGTTATACTTTTATGTGAGGGCCAGATTGTATACCAGGGGCCTCGTGAGGAGGCCCTTGATTTCTTTGCTTTTATGGGATTTAAGTGTCCTGAAAGAAAGAATGTGGCAGACTTCTTGCAAGAG GTTTTGTCGAAAAAGGATCAACAACAGTATTGGTCTCTTCCTTTCCAGCCTTATCGCTACATTACTCCAGGAAAATTTTCTGAAGCTTTCCGATCCTATCAAACTGGGAAGAATTTGTACGAGGAACTAAGCATTCCATTTGATAAGCGTTATAGCCATCCAGCAGCACTGTCAACTTCTCGCTATGGAGTGAAGAAGAATGAACTTCTTAAAACCAACTTTAACTGGCAGATGCTACTGATGAAACGGAATtcatttatctatgttttcaaaTTTATTCAG CTTTTTATTGTTGCACTAATCACAATGAGCGTTTTTATGCGGACTGTGCTGCATCACAATACAATCGATGATGGAGGATTGTATCTAGGGGCACTTTACTTTTCCATGGTCATTATTCTTTTCAATGGATTTACGGAGGTTTCAATGTTGGTGGCCAAACTTCCTGTTCTTTATAAGCACAGGGATTTGCATTTCTATCCAACTTGGGCTTATACGCTGCCTTCTTGGCTGCTAAGTATTCCAACTTCCCTCTACGAGTCTGGTTTCTGGGTGGCAATTTCATACTACGTAATTGGTTATGATCCTAACCTCACCAG ATTTCTTCGGCAGTTCTTGTTATATTTCTGTCTGCACCAGATGTCTATAGCTCTTTTTCGTGTGATAGGCTCCTTGGGCAGAAATATGATAGTTGCCAACACCTTTGGATCTTTTGCTATGTTGGTGGTCATGGCTCTTGGAGGATATATCATTTCAAGAG ATCATATCCCTAGCTGGTGGATCTGGGGTTATTGGGTTTCTCCTTTGATGTATGCTCAAAATGCAGCCTCTGTCAATGAATTCCTTGGACATTCTTGGAATAAG AGAGCTGGAAACTACACTAACTTCTCACTGGGTGAGGCACTGTTGAGAGCACGCAGCTATTTTCCAGAGAGCTACTGGTATTGGATTGGTGTTGGTGCTTTGCTTGGATATACAGTTTTGCTCAATATTCTATTTACATTCTTTCTAGCTAACCTTAACC CTCTGGGGAAGCAACAGGCAGTTTTCTCCAAGGAAGAGCTGCAAGAGAGAGACAATAGAAGGAAGGGTGAAAATGTAACTGAGCTGAGACATTATTTGCAATATTCAAGCTCAGTAAATG GAAACTATTTTAAGCACAGAGGCATGGTTCTCCCATTTCAACCACTTTCTATGTCTTTCAGCAATATAAATTACTTTGTGGAGATCCCTGTG GAGTTGAAACAACAAGGTATAACTGAAGACAGATTGCAGTTGTTGGTTGATGTTACTGGAGCATTTAGACCTAGTGTACTTACAGCTTTGGTTGGTGTCAGTGGTGCTGGTAAAACTACACTCATGGACGTTTTAGCTGGTCGGAAAACTGGAGGGGTCATAGAAGGGAGCATAAATATATCTGGTTATCCGAAAAGGCAAGAGACTTTTGCAAGAATTTCAGGTTATTGCGAGCAGAATGATATTCATTCTCCTTGTTTGACCGTTCTGGAATCACTTCTGTTCTCTGCTTGGCTTCGATTACCATCGGATGTTGACTTGGAGATACAAAGG GCATTTGTTGAGGAGGTGATGGAACTTGTGGAGCTCACTCCATTAAGTGGGGCATTGGTTGGTCTGCCAGGTGTTGATGGCTTGTCCACTGAACAGCGGAAAAGGTTAACTATTGCTGTTGAACTTGTCGCCAACCCATCTATAGTCTTCATGGATGAGCCTACAACGGGATTGGATGCTAGATCTGCTGCCATCGTGATGAGGACTGTGAGAAATATTGTGAATACCGGACGAACAATCGTGTGCACTATCCATCAGCCCAGCATAGACATTTTTGAATCCTTTGACGAg CTTTTATTTATGAAACGTGGAGGAGAGCTCATATATGCTGGTCCACTAGGCCCCAACTCTAGCGAACTCATAAAGTATTTTGAG GCAGTTGAAGGAGTGCCTAAGATCAGACCTGGCTACAATCCTGCTGCTTGGATGCTTGAGGTTACTTCTACAGCTGAAGAAAACCGTTTGGGTTTGGACTTTGCAGACATTTATCGAAGATCTAATCTATTTCA ACGCAACAGGGAGTTGGTTGAAAATCTGAGCAAGCCAAGTAGTAATTCAAAAGAATTGAACTTTCCATCCAAGTATTCCCAGTCATTTTTTGAACAGTTTTTAACTTGTCTTTGGAAGCAAAATCTATCTTATTGGCGAAACCCCCAATACACAGCAGTTAAATTCTTCTACACCATTGTCATTTCGTTGATGCTTGGAACAATATGCTGGAAATTCGGTTCACAAAG GGAGAGCCAGCAAGATTTGTTCAATGCAATGGGGTCGATGTATGCGGCAGTCCTCTTCATTGGTATTACAAATGCAACTGCTGTTCAACCTGTTGTGTCCATTGAGAGATTCGTTTCATACAGAGAAAGAGCCGCAGGAATGTATTCAGGCCTAGCCTTTGCTTTTGCTCAG GTTGCTATCGAGTTCCCTTATGTATTTGCACAGTCGGTAATTTATTGTTCGATATTCTACTCTATGGCCTCATTTGAGTGGACTGCTTTGAAATTCATTTGGTACATATTCTTTATGTACTCAACTCTGTTATACTTCACCTTCTATGGAATGATGACTACTGCTGTCACACCAAATCACAATGTGGCTGCTATCATCGCGGCTCCGTTTTATATGCTTTGGAACCTTTTTAGCGGCTTTATGATTCCCCACAAG AGAATTCCCATTTGGTGGAGATGGTATTACTGGGCAAATCCCATAGCGTGGAGTTTGTACGGCCTCGTGGTTTCACAATACGCTGATGATGAAAGGGCGGTGAAATTATCAGATGGAGTGCACTCAATGCCTACAAGACA